One Sporomusaceae bacterium ACPt DNA window includes the following coding sequences:
- a CDS encoding IS110 family transposase ISCsa3: MRDLLEVCCGLDVHKEVVVACLLKGVLGQEPTSEIREFSTLLSGLDKLKSWLIENNCREVAMESTGVYWFPIYNVLEAVFEEEGGINITVTNPRHMKNVPGKKTDVNDAKWIAGLLRAGLLNASYIPPRQVRELRDWTRYRKTIVQEMTGHKNRVEKYLQQCGFKLSTFLTDIFGQSGISLIHKLCDVGYISPDDVLSHLRGTARKKLDDIKQAVNGRLNEHERSFLSMLVRNFEQCLREIEDIEKKIMECAGKFEEAIRLVETVPGIQRLTAITIISEIGTDLNMFPTAAHLCSWAGMCPGNNESAGKKKSTRLSKGNLQLKNILCQCSWAATRNKKTYLRDWYWKLSRRRGMKKAIIALGRKLLTIIYHMLTTGELYDETRYGQAKNRHEEIRRNKLIAEAQRLGLKLLPA; the protein is encoded by the coding sequence ATGCGAGATTTATTGGAGGTTTGCTGCGGATTAGATGTACATAAAGAGGTTGTGGTAGCCTGTCTGCTCAAAGGTGTATTGGGCCAGGAGCCAACTTCGGAGATTAGAGAATTTTCCACATTACTAAGCGGTTTGGACAAGCTAAAGTCATGGTTAATTGAGAACAACTGCCGTGAGGTAGCAATGGAAAGTACAGGCGTTTACTGGTTTCCGATTTATAATGTTTTAGAAGCTGTGTTTGAGGAGGAAGGTGGCATCAATATAACGGTCACCAATCCACGTCACATGAAGAACGTGCCGGGCAAAAAAACGGATGTTAATGATGCCAAATGGATTGCCGGTTTGCTTCGGGCTGGATTGTTGAATGCAAGCTACATACCGCCAAGACAGGTGCGAGAGTTACGTGATTGGACGCGTTATCGAAAGACCATTGTGCAAGAGATGACTGGTCACAAAAATCGGGTGGAGAAATATTTACAACAGTGCGGGTTTAAGCTGTCCACGTTCTTGACCGACATTTTTGGGCAGTCTGGTATTTCTTTAATTCATAAACTTTGCGATGTTGGGTATATCTCGCCCGATGATGTTCTGTCTCATTTGCGTGGTACGGCAAGAAAAAAGCTTGACGATATTAAGCAAGCTGTAAATGGCCGTCTAAATGAACACGAGCGGAGCTTTTTGTCCATGCTGGTACGTAATTTTGAACAATGCCTTCGGGAGATTGAAGATATTGAAAAGAAAATAATGGAGTGTGCTGGAAAATTTGAGGAAGCCATACGATTAGTGGAAACAGTTCCCGGCATACAACGTTTAACAGCAATTACTATCATTTCTGAGATTGGAACAGACCTAAACATGTTCCCAACCGCGGCGCATCTATGCTCTTGGGCAGGTATGTGTCCGGGTAACAACGAGAGTGCAGGGAAGAAAAAGTCCACCAGGCTATCAAAGGGTAATTTACAACTCAAAAATATACTCTGCCAATGCTCATGGGCAGCAACAAGAAATAAAAAGACTTATTTGAGGGACTGGTACTGGAAATTAAGCCGACGAAGGGGAATGAAGAAAGCTATTATTGCACTTGGACGTAAGCTCCTAACAATTATTTATCATATGCTTACTACTGGCGAATTATATGACGAAACTCGCTACGGACAGGCAAAGAATCGACACGAGGAAATCCGAAGAAACAAACTTATTGCTGAAGCCCAAAGACTAGGACTGAAGCTACTTCCAGCATAA
- the ykoJ gene encoding putative protein YkoJ, whose product MNKKWMAGVLSAMILGGAVAGGVNHPAFAAAPEAAKKVIAQQIDKEDQEQKDNDREVADSVEQANLAKEAKLTQQQSVDIAMKRVNGTVVKTELEDEDGVVVYDVTIKDSKGQVSEVKVDAKTGSIVKVEHDDDQNDNDTETNDDANG is encoded by the coding sequence ATGAATAAAAAATGGATGGCAGGTGTTTTATCAGCGATGATTTTAGGAGGTGCCGTGGCAGGTGGAGTTAATCACCCAGCTTTTGCTGCAGCGCCTGAGGCTGCGAAGAAAGTTATTGCTCAGCAAATCGATAAAGAGGATCAAGAGCAAAAAGACAATGACCGCGAAGTGGCGGATAGCGTTGAGCAGGCTAATTTGGCTAAAGAAGCTAAACTTACTCAGCAGCAAAGTGTTGATATCGCCATGAAACGAGTAAATGGAACTGTAGTGAAAACTGAACTGGAAGATGAAGATGGTGTTGTGGTGTATGATGTAACCATCAAGGATAGCAAGGGTCAAGTTAGTGAAGTAAAGGTAGATGCCAAGACTGGCTCGATTGTAAAAGTGGAGCATGATGATGATCAAAATGACAACGATACCGAAACCAATGATGATGCTAATGGCTAA
- a CDS encoding IS110 family transposase ISDha12, which translates to MANLMVGIDVSLRSHSVQFMNDCGDALESFSIPNNLIGAQTLLERILQSAQKLQSELIRVGMEATSNLGWHLAHFLKANLHQTQGSKAQVFVLNARKVARFKKGYDTLPKNDRIDAWVIADQLRFGRLPHELTSTIQFEALQRLTRTRFHLMQNIARDKTYFLNQVFLKFSGLRQDNPFSNMFGSTCLAVLQELEPEQIVSMSITELVDFLKEKGKNRFDDPEQLASFLQKLARSSYRLDKAMADPVNLSLSVMLSVIQTMEKEIAKLDKEIEKIMKSIPETLSSVKGIGPVFAAGIIAEISDIARFSHHNSLAKYAGLVWSQYQSGEFESEETKRVRTGNKYLRYYLIQAANLVRRYDSEYAAFYAEKYAQAFKHHHKRALVLTARKLVRLVFMLLKTKQLYTPPERRG; encoded by the coding sequence ATGGCTAATCTTATGGTAGGCATTGACGTTAGCCTCCGCTCTCATTCTGTACAGTTCATGAATGATTGTGGGGATGCTTTAGAATCTTTTAGCATTCCTAATAACCTGATAGGCGCTCAAACTCTACTTGAACGTATTCTTCAATCGGCTCAAAAACTTCAATCTGAACTTATTCGTGTAGGCATGGAAGCCACTTCGAATCTTGGTTGGCATTTGGCTCATTTCCTTAAAGCTAACCTCCATCAAACCCAAGGTTCCAAAGCTCAGGTCTTTGTCCTTAATGCTAGAAAAGTGGCTCGTTTTAAGAAAGGCTATGATACTCTTCCTAAGAACGACCGCATTGATGCCTGGGTGATTGCAGATCAACTTCGGTTTGGCCGTCTTCCACATGAGTTGACTTCTACTATTCAATTTGAGGCTCTCCAGCGTTTGACCCGAACCCGCTTTCACCTTATGCAAAATATCGCCCGCGATAAAACCTACTTTCTCAATCAAGTCTTTTTGAAATTTAGTGGGCTTCGCCAAGATAATCCCTTTTCCAATATGTTTGGCTCTACTTGTTTAGCTGTTTTGCAAGAACTTGAACCTGAACAGATTGTCTCTATGTCCATTACAGAGTTAGTAGACTTTTTGAAGGAAAAAGGGAAGAATCGCTTTGACGATCCGGAGCAATTGGCTTCTTTCTTGCAAAAACTTGCCCGCTCGTCTTATCGTCTTGATAAAGCTATGGCTGATCCTGTTAATCTCTCATTATCCGTTATGCTCAGTGTTATTCAGACTATGGAAAAAGAAATTGCCAAACTGGATAAAGAGATTGAAAAAATCATGAAGTCCATTCCCGAAACCTTATCATCTGTGAAAGGGATTGGGCCGGTCTTTGCCGCCGGTATTATCGCCGAAATTAGCGATATCGCTCGCTTTTCTCACCACAATTCTCTTGCTAAGTATGCTGGACTTGTTTGGTCTCAGTACCAATCGGGAGAGTTTGAAAGTGAGGAAACCAAGCGAGTTCGTACAGGCAATAAATATCTGAGGTATTATCTAATACAGGCAGCTAACCTCGTTCGTCGATATGACAGTGAGTATGCTGCTTTTTACGCCGAAAAATATGCCCAAGCATTCAAGCATCATCACAAACGTGCTCTCGTCTTAACTGCCCGAAAACTGGTACGGTTGGTCTTTATGCTACTAAAGACCAAGCAACTGTACACACCGCCTGAGAGGAGAGGTTAG
- the arlR_1 gene encoding Response regulator ArlR, which produces MTKVLIIEDEVNMAKFIELELEHEGFDATLVADGRTGLELALEQDWDIILLDIMLPELNGIEVCRRLRNAKDTPVIMLTARDSVIDRVSGLDSGADDYIPKPFAIEELLARMRSILRRTKPDDTVKNELVYRDITVDLESCTVKRGETTVELTRREYDLLVAFMQNSNRVLSRDVLLDRVWGYEAVIETNIVDVYVRYLRNKLDKPDEESIIQTVRGIGYVMRT; this is translated from the coding sequence ATGACCAAGGTTTTAATTATAGAAGATGAAGTAAATATGGCTAAATTTATTGAACTGGAATTAGAACATGAGGGGTTTGACGCAACGCTTGTTGCCGATGGACGAACTGGTTTGGAACTTGCTTTGGAACAAGACTGGGATATTATTCTCCTAGATATTATGCTGCCTGAACTAAATGGTATTGAGGTTTGTCGGCGGCTGCGTAACGCAAAGGATACACCGGTTATCATGCTAACCGCCCGGGATAGTGTGATTGACCGAGTATCCGGCCTTGACAGCGGCGCTGATGATTATATCCCCAAGCCATTTGCCATCGAGGAATTACTGGCCCGTATGCGCTCGATATTACGTCGTACAAAACCGGACGATACGGTAAAAAATGAGCTGGTTTACCGGGATATAACGGTGGACTTGGAGTCTTGTACCGTCAAGCGCGGTGAAACGACGGTGGAGTTAACCAGGCGAGAATATGATCTACTGGTAGCTTTTATGCAGAATAGTAACCGTGTGTTAAGTCGCGACGTTCTGCTGGATAGGGTATGGGGCTATGAGGCAGTGATAGAGACAAACATAGTAGATGTCTATGTACGCTATCTTCGTAATAAGCTGGATAAACCGGATGAAGAAAGTATTATTCAGACAGTACGCGGTATAGGGTATGTGATGAGAACATGA